A single region of the Anguilla rostrata isolate EN2019 chromosome 11, ASM1855537v3, whole genome shotgun sequence genome encodes:
- the ghrl gene encoding ghrelin/obestatin prepropeptide yields MRQMKRTAYSILLVCVLALWMDSVQAGSSFLSPSQRPQGKDKKPPRVGRRDSDGILDLFMRPPLQDEDIRHITFNTPFEIGITMTEELFQQYGEVMQKIMQDLLMDTPAKE; encoded by the exons ATGAGGCAGATGAAACGCACCGCATACAGCATCCTGCTGGTCTGCGTCCTGGCGCTGTGGATGGACTCTGTCCAGGCTGGCTCCAGCTTCCTCAGCCCCTCACAGAGACCGCAG GGGAAGGATAAGAAGCCTCCCAGGGTTGGCAGACGAGACTCAGATGGGATCCTGGACCTGTTTATGAGGCCCCCATTGCAGGATGAAGACATCAGACACATTACG TTTAACACTCCTTTTGAGATCGGGATCACCATGACTGAGGAGCTGTTCCAGCAATATGGAGAAGTGATGCAGAAGATCATGCAGGATTTGCTGATGGACACACCTGCCAAAG AGTGA